The Euleptes europaea isolate rEulEur1 chromosome 9, rEulEur1.hap1, whole genome shotgun sequence nucleotide sequence AAGCCGCGAATCACAGTTGCCCTAAAATCTGGTAGCTGAGAACTGGAAAATGTATAGCCATTATTTTGCTCAccagagaatcaaaccatctgCAAAACTccttcgtggcttcctttacgCTGTCGTCGAGGGGAGGAATGTAATTCAGCCTggcttccctttctctttttgccACTTCTTGTTTGGAGAACCACGTGTAAGGGTCCTTGACTTTCAGATCCTTGCTGTAAGAGATGTCTGCGTTACACAATGCTTcggcttgtgttttttttttttgccgtcaagtcacagctaatttatggcaatcTGACTAATGTCCTCCATCCAGCATTCTCCAGGTAAATTTGTGGAAAACAGAGTCTGATTTATAAATCACTGGAGAACTAATTTTCTTAACTATGTATAGCctcatgtattgtttttttaattaaaaaaagactgAAATTGCTGGACCAGTTTGCATCCACAAGATGGTGTTCAAAAGCTGATGTTATGTGTATTTGTGCAGCTTCTATTTACAGAAGTTATTTTACAGGCTCAGAATTAAAAGGTTCCCTATTTCCCCCTAGACAGGCTCTCAAAAGGCCAGACTTCATCTATCAGCACAGACCTATGTGTAAAAATGGTGGGTCACCACCAAATTGATCTAAATTCCAGGAGGGAGGTTCTGATCTGCCCACAACCCCCTGTGCAATTCCCTCTGCCAATTGCTTTGATTAAGTTGTTTTTCCCCAACATGGCATGAAGACCAGAAGAAACTTGTACTACAAGAAAAACATTTGGGATGGGGTGTCAGGGAAAATGAATTCCACGAAAGTGGGGCCAGGAAAATTTGAACTTTCCCACTCACAcggcagcaaagcaggtttgaaaaaGATCGAGGAAAAGCTAGGGAAACCCCTGGAGTTGCGCTCCGGGGTTCCCAGGCAGTATCTGGCAATTGGCAGGAGGGCTGTGGACAGGGATACAGGGCGGCCTGTGATTCCAATTGTGCTGTCATGCCACTTATGGTAAAAAAAGGAAGTGACatagatagctctaggaatcgccgagaacactatggttttaccatggattttctggcgattcctagagctactggaggaggaggaggagaaggaggaggaggaggagaaagaggaggagaagaaggagaaggaggagaacatcataggttgtttttatttttctcccaccgctGCTCAGACCACTGGTGGGCACCGGGAGCAGGGGACAGGGGATGCCCCAATGTCCCACCCTGAAAAGGGGCTTTTCAGCCCTGTGCTGTGCAGCTGTGGGGACGCAGGAAAAAGGCAGCTTCCCAACAGCACTGCACCGGAGGCAGATAATCCGTGTGGAAGTGGCCAGAGGCAATATTGGGTTTGAATGTTTCCAGCTCACAGCACTCTGTCACTCCACTACAGCAGGTCACTTGGCTTACTGCAGTCATGAATGCATGCACACTCCTTACCCATAGATGTTACAGTACCATCATTTCACAGCGTCCTTTCATTGGGCATTTCTGGACACTCACCCCTTATGCGACCTCTTGGgctttgtctttcttttccctttaCCCTCCAACCAAGACTGTATCCCAGACAAAGCCAGGCACTCctgttccatatcagccttctcttCTTCACTGAGCGGAAGCATCTCAGGATCCAGGATACCCACGACCTCTCGGAAAAGCtaagaacaaaacagaaaaggcTTCCAAGTGGAAATACGTCTGCAGAGCAGCTTCTCAGGAGACCAACAGAATCCAAGCATTTTTGGAGGGGAACCAGGACAAACTCGTAACAAAAGTTCCTCCACCACACCCATTGCAATCCCATCACAAATAAACACACTTATAACCTCATGAGGCACGAAAGAAAGTTTTCTGGTCTGATTGTGAAATTACATTTTCTACATTTCtgctataattagggttgccaacctccaggtactagctggagatcttctgctattacagctgatctccagccaatagagatcagggaaatacctggagatttttggggtggggcctgaggagggtggggtttggggaggggagggacttcaatgccatagagtccaattgccaaagtggtcattttctccaggggaactggtctctgtcgtctggagagcagttgtaacacaCCAGTTAGCTATTTAGCAACTAGTAAATCATACTATTGTATTCCCACGCTGAGCTTctttacccttcttgggaccAGCACCTGAATGTTACCCGTGGTGGGACATATATcataacctacaatttgaaaatgaaagcttggtacaaaattttgcaagatgccttctgactgaagaagaattgttaaattgccaagaatttgaaacggccgtatcctccattactattggcatccattggactacatgagatcagcttgtggaagaagaatgtgtaccttgtttggacatttaaaaatatgaatatttatgaatgatttcttgtaggtctttttgtgtatataatgtctcataatgtatgtaattgcacgtagctatttatatatctatttgtactttgtttatgtagtgtttcgctcctgtactagcttctaaatccttggataattgtacagtggtgtctattttgtcctccaccccctggaggttggcaaccttactgaggCCTGGAAGACGCCACACCTCAAGGGATGCTGACGCTAGCCCTGGTGCATGCTGCGTATGTTGTGGTGACAGAAGTGATGCTGGTAGGGTTCCCTGTGCTGGGTGGAGATTAGGGCtgctaggtcccccctcccgattggcgggaggttttagtggGGAGGGCTGGGGTGGCTGTGTGGGCACGCAcggaatgacatcacttccggttttacttctgaaAGCACTGCTTCACCATGGCCGATTTTAAGGTTTGAGTGTTAAGTCGGAAGCGGCGAtgcggaagtaaaaccggaagtgacatcatcgcatgaATGTGCCCGCTGCTGCAGAGCCACaggatggattggtgggcaattgcctgccaacatcacccgcctggcaaccctagtggagaaaCACctaggctgtttatgcttggtcccaggctgaagtgccctgcaattttttttaatttcttcacactgaaccatcattccagccgCCACTGGGAAGCCGGCGCATATCtgtttcgcatttcttaagagcccctttaacatgatcttttgtgtttgctcctcccccgcatcgaagcatttactgaaggaaccatgaaaaatcacagccgcggcttagctatgcaaacgaccattgctaatagctatgcaaaagaAGGAATGACGGAGCAGGCGAAtggtggggggggcagaatttgtttaactttctcctcttgcattagGACCgcgaatagtcattttaaaaaagcagctttgagcaagcatcaaaatcaaccctgcatgaatggccctagagattttggagtgaagcctagggagggcggcatttgggaaggggagggacgtcagcagggtacaatggcatagagcccacctcccaaagcagccattttctccaggggaattggtctctgtagtctggagatcaaatgtaatagcgggagatctccagctcccacctggaagttggcaaccctacaacactgCACAATATTTCCCAGCTGTGTGCTGTGCTTCTGCAGAACACTCTCACCAGCGTGGCAAATAAATGAGAGGCAAAGCATCCCCTGTTAGATTTCTGGTCAAGCTGTTTTTCAAAATGAAGAGGAACAGGTCCAGCGGAAAAGGAAAAAGGTGGCAAagatttgtttttgtatttgcaGCAAGGGAGAAAGATTTTTGACTTGCACATGAATACAGAATCTTACCTCCGGAGAGATACTTTCCGCCAGGTGAGGATAGAGAGCCAACGGGTGTCGGCTGAGGCAGTACTCGGTCTGAGTGACCATCTCCTTCCTGGCCTGCCGCATCTGACCGAGTTTGCAGGTGCGGCTCTGGGACTTGAGTGCCGTCTTTTTGGATCTTGGCTGAGTCTTGCGCAGAGCCTCAGATCTGCTGCAGAGAAGAACCGGGACGGGACCCTTTCTGGGCTCAGTGATaatgctgtcacttagaggagggaggccagctctgaggTCATCCGGGCCGCTTTGCAAGAACCTCCAGCGCCGGCTGTTTAAGGAATCGGAGAGCCTAGCTTTGGTAAAGTTGTGTTTTTGGAAGCACCTGAATGGCATTTCCCTCtttgaatctgaaaaataaaaccaGACCCATTAGGCTGGGCTTGCCACCTTTCTTACTGGGCCACGCAATtgtgccttagaatcatagaatcatagagttgaaagggaccaccaggatcatctagtccaaccccctgcacaatgcaggaaattcacaactacctccccccacacccccagtgaccccctactccactggtgggggatgggggggcagggttgccagatccaggttgagaaactcctggagatttggggatggagcctggggaggtcagggatctcagtgggatataatgccatagagcccgccctccaaagcatccattttctccagggaaactgctctctgtagttgggagattaattctgggggatccccaggccccacctggtggttagCATCCCtacctgaacatctcttgccttgaaaaccctacagggatcACCATAcagtgacttgacagaactttccacTACCAATGTCTGTGGATCAACACCATTGAAAGAACTTTGAAGGGcaaggttggcagctctgggacggggaatacctggaaattttgggggtggggcctggggagggggggttagggaaggggggcatcagcagggtataatgtcatggagtgcaccctccaaagcagccattttctccaggggaactgatcttggtcatctggtcacctgggggagggcggggtacaaatctaataattaaataaatagtaatagctggagatctccaggcaccacctggaggctggcaaccctaaggggctgTTTAAACTGTTTGTAATTCCAAGTTTGCATGAACCGTGCACCAATTCTTAACTTAAAAGAGAGAGCAAAAGACCTCTGCAGTTCTACATGATCCATATAAcaggaaacaagaagaagaagagttggtttttatatgccaactttctctgccacttaagggagaatcaaaccagcttaaaatcccgttcccttcccttcctcacaacagagaccctgtgaggtaggcaggactgagagagtgtgactagcccaaggtcacccagctggcttcatgcggaggagtggggaaacaaatccagttcaccagattagcctccgccgctcatgtggaggagtggggaatcaaacccggttctccagatcagactccactgctccaaaccaccgttcataaccactaccccatgctgactCAAGCATCTTATGTGAACGATTAACGTGTCAACCGCTAATATACATCATACACCACAATTCAGACAAACTGTAGACACATCTTATCCTCTAGCAGAATAATTTTACCCTGGAGAATTAAGGAGGCAATTAAATCCTTAGCTCAGgttgaaaaatggaagaaaaatacaTACCAGTCAGCAAATGTTGCACAAATTGCACACGCAGTCTAGCAACTAATTTTGGATCAAGGGCAGAGTTTCACAAATTTTGCACAAAGCAAGGAAATGCCTGGTTAAATGGGTTTCTGGCTCTGGGGTTTTCATAAAATAGCAAATCTTTTTCTTCAGGGAGAAGAGAGTGTGTGCCGAGCGTGGTGCACGGGATATGTTCTCTGTTGTGTTTGTGGTTGTTGTAGCAACCAAATTCTGCTAAGCCACTAATTCACAGCAGCAAATTCTGCACTTGCATGACCAAAAGGAATCCTTTCAGCCTTTTTATTGTTTCACAAGTTAATTGTCAGcacccaaaacaaacaaaaagcccccCACCACCTTGAGGTCCTCGTTCCAAAGAATTCTAGGCACTGCAGGAACCTTTGTTTCTCAAAGAGTGTGGCCCCCCGTCTTTTGAAACTGTGAGCTTCAAATAATAAGATCCACTGTGAAATAGAGAGATCTGCTATTTgttcaaagaaaataaaatgttaaaaatcTCTCTGGGCTGGCCCAAACTCTTGGCAAAACCTAAAggagttcaaaatattgtcgaaggctttcgcggtcagagttcattggttcttgtaggttatccgggctgtgtaaccgtggtcttggtatttttttccctgacattttgccagcagctgtggccggcatcttcagaggattaacactgaaggacagtgtctctcagtgtcaagtgtgtaggaagagtaatatatagtcagaaaggggttgggttgagctgaatcattgtcctgcaaaaagtatcaaaggtaatgtgctaagcattgtcctgcaagtatcaagataatgtgctaatgagggtgtggtatgttaatatggaaccattgtatcctggagtgatctgttaatgtgtgaaatccaaagctaatctgcatggctattgttgactgtagtctttgttagtctggtggttttcaggacaggaataaggcttggcttcctgtcctgaaaacttccagactaacaaagactacagtcaacaatagccatggatagctttggatttcacacattaacagatcctttcaggatacaatggttccatattaacatatggaacacaccctcattagcacattattttgatacttacaggacaatggttagcacattacctttgatactttttgcaggacaatgattcagctcaacccaacccctttctgactatatattactcttcctacacacttgacactgagagacactgtccttcaatgttactcctctgaagatgcctgccacagctgctgtcgaaacgtcaggaaagaaaataccaagaccacggtcacacagcccggataacctacaagaactaaagaAGTTCCTTTGATAATTTATTGACTTAAAGTCTGTAGATCCCACTGTCGGAACCAGGGTTCTCCAACGTTGAATCCATGGGCAtcacatagtgttgccaacctccaggtacttagctggagatgtcctgctgttacaactgatctccagccgatggagatcagttcacctggagaaaatggctgctttggcaattggactctatggcattgaagtacctcccctccacaatccccaccctcctcaggctccccccaaaaaaacctctcgccggtggcaaagagggacctggcaaccctagcgccacaGTGCCCACAACTATTTCCCCTGGCCTCAAGCTTTTCCGAAGCGGGCAGAGCCACTATAAGACAGGGCTTGTTCTTAGCTGACCTAAttaaaatgaaagggttttccacagCCGCAATAGCAGCCACAGCTGCTAGAGGATTAGGAGGACTGATAAGCGAATGTGCTTCCCTTAGCCACACTGTGGTTCCATACCCCTTTCAGGCCTGACCACCTGTTACCATGAGCGTCTTTTGCAAAGCAGAGAGAGagcatcggttcttgtaggttatccgggctgtgtaaccgtggtcttggtattttctttccttttccttggtatttttttttcttttcttttacacagcccggataacctacaagaaccaatgaactctgaccatgaaagccttcgacaatattcagagaGACAGCATTGCTCTAGTCTTAGAACCCAGGGAGTTGGGCTGTTGCATGAGGGGAGATAATTGCTCAGGATTAGAAACCCACCCCTCTTTCACTCCTCTTTTTATTGGTCATTGCcaagagaggcagcatggtgtagtggttaagagcgggggcttggagtggtggactctgatctggagaacagggtttgattccccgctcctccacatgagcggtggaggctaatctggtgaactgggttgctttccccactcctgcacatgaagccagctgggtgagtttgggctagtcacagttctctcagccccactacctcacagggtgtctgttgtggggaggggaaaggaaggtaattgtaagccggtttgattcttccttaagtggtagagaaagttgacatataaaaaacaactcttcttcttcttcttcttcttcttcttcttctccaggcttGGTGTCCTCCCAGTGGCTGGACCATGTTTCCAGCTAAGCTGTAGATAATACTAACCTTGGCAAACCCATGGCCGGACTCTGAATAAGGCAAACGCAGATGCTCAGTGTGGTTGCCATGTGATTCTTTTGCAAAGGGAAGAGGGCGGTATTGCACTtgtctccgcctcctgcagcagccattttgggtttggctccgcctcttgtggcagtcattttggggTAGCGCTCACCACCCCATCacaaaatcccaaaggtgcccacagggacCGAATGTTGAGGATGCACTGAGGTATTCTCCTATGGATAACGAAGAATAATCCTGAGGAATACAACTTCGAAACGGGGAGAGAGCTGGCAGCCCGTCATTTATCTGTTTATTCTGAGAAGATAGATTACGGATTTTATTGGTCATTGCCAAGAATTTATCTTTGAGAAAGATTACAGAACGGAGAAGAGAAAGATTACACAGCGGAGAAGGACTTTTGACTTCTTGCCAAGAGTTTATCAGGGAAAGGGCTTTTTatctcacagaattacagaaTAAAGGAGGACTTTTGACTTCTGTGTAACCAgtaatatctatctatctttggTGTTAAATTGTTCAAATAAATTATTAAGGTGATATAATGCTTTTGTGCCCTACAGCCACATGCTTTGTACTTTGTACTCTGTTTACACCCCTAGAGTCTGAACCATTCAGTTCTTAAGGGGGATTCCAACCTAGATTAGACAATCATTATAGAAAAACCCCAGCATGCATAATATAATGCCAACACAGCACCAGACAAAAGATCTAGTCAAATCAAATTACTAttatgttaagaaaatatggaagacggtattataaagaggggtagagattgttagataccaacaaaatgatatgtaaataatattattttccctttccctattttttcctctgtatatctacttattaatgaaaaataaaataaaaaatatgcaataaaaaaatagaataattCAGCAGCGAGTAATCCATAGCGAGTAATCAGCAGTAATCTAGCTCCCAAACTGAAGGGGTCTTTTTCAGAGAATCGATATTTAAGGGGGAGGGACATTTaagggggaagggccatggctcagtgtgagagcatttgcttagcatgcagaaggtcccacgttcaatccccatcatctccagttaacaaatctggcagtaggtgatgtgaaagacctctgcccgagaccatggagagctgctgccagcctgagtaggcaatgctgacttcgatggacccagggtcagATTCATTATGAGACAGCGTCATGTgtgttcaatagggttgccaacctccaggtactagctggcgatctcccgctattacaactgatctccagatgataatcagttcccctggagaaaatggcctcttcggcaattgggctctatggcattgaagtccctcccctgcccacaccacaccctcctcaagctccaccccaaaaatctccaggaatttcccaacccggagctggcaaccctggtgttcaACCATTTGTGCAGACTTCACCTGCTTTGAAGCAAACTTTCTAGGCTTGCCAGGaacgagggcaggatataaatgtaaatactaaataaataaataaataaaagaaagttCACAGTCAAACAGGGTTTGTATGCCATgttggtcccttctaactctatgactCTGCTAGTAACCACAACTTGAGTTCTGTGAATTGAAAGCCTTACTTTGCAGCTCTCCCTCTGAGGGAGCCAGCAATGTGGATTTGCCTCTGTTGCTTGTCTTGTTAGGGGAAGGGCCAGAGCTCAGtgggtacagcctctgcttggcatgcagaaggtcccaggttcaatccccagcatctccagttaaagggaccaggcaagtaggcgatgtgaaagacccctgcctgagaccctggagagccgctgccggtctgaatagacaatactgactttgatggaccgagggtctgattcagtagaaggcagcttcatgtggatggGAAGGATTTTTGAAACTTCTGCCCATATACGTACCATTTTAGACCCATCACACCGTTGTGGACGCCGTTCTCTCGGACTGCCTCTGAAGGCCATTTTGCAGCCATCCAAACTGAACGCCTCCAGTCCAGAGGATTCTCTGTGGGGTAAGCCCCGCACTGGGGGTGATGGGGTGAGAGCTGGAATTTCCCTTTCTGGACCCACCCCGTACACGCATAGCGAGAACAAAAGTGTAACAGGGTTACTGctgaaggggattttttttttgttttaagatgCCAAAACAATTCACGACAACAGAGATTTAATTGTGTCTTTTCTGATGCTGATAAGGATCGTCCTTGTCACAGTTTGTCGACTGGTTGACATTGACCCCCATATCTCCTTGCTTTTCTGGGAAGCTGCTTTATAAAGGGATGTTTCAGAGCATGGCCatggtggtctgcagtagaatagctagactggagtccagaagcaccttagagacagacAAGTTTTTCTAATCAGTTCAATGCATCATTAATGACCTGCAacctatgctggacaatgatacCCTTCCCCCACAAGCATTcggaggcaaaccttttcttgtgCCCAGACAGCCTCCTAACGTTAAGCCGCTTCTCGCCCACAATAATGCATTTCCTAACACGGactctgggactagggttgccaggtccctcttcaattcTTCAACGGTTCCACCTCACCAACCTAGCATTCCATATGTCTTATTCCTTGCCATAAGATCCGTAAGTCACAGTCTCACAGGGTTCCTTCccaggaactgatgaagaattgaaaggATCTTCTTCCCCTCTATTTCCGTGATCCTCCTGCTTCTGGAAAGAATAGTGCTTACCTGCTATCCATACCTGA carries:
- the LOC130482903 gene encoding protein FAM47A-like, which translates into the protein MPFRCFQKHNFTKARLSDSLNSRRWRFLQSGPDDLRAGLPPLSDSIITEPRKGPVPVLLCSRSEALRKTQPRSKKTALKSQSRTCKLGQMRQARKEMVTQTEYCLSRHPLALYPHLAESISPELFREVVGILDPEMLPLSEEEKADMEQECLALSGIQSWLEGKGKRKTKPKRSHKGKDLKVKDPYTWFSKQEVAKREREARLNYIPPLDDSVKEATKEFCRWFDSLGGEKYNIDEASIISLFDSHYETRPPVSVPIHVVELNNLPSELRKYLGMPLSQDPMKKPAPQGSQCKELHQPKREKIRYGAWYLDPRTWKKQKAKEPLEDPQLKATSIKNARQILGEKDAEITQLYGTHAFKKFLERKGYHVPEFLEQMLAVQNALGPQTRAVKDSKNKFQKRKELQENTSSDTANE